The nucleotide window atgttcCAATAATATTtcaccacaatttgtttatccattcattcactgatggaCAAGAAaggtttttaattaatgtttttaatcttaAGTTGATTTTACCTCACAAAGGAGAAGTGTGTGGTAGCTTTTTCAGGCCTCAGAACAAACATTGAGTCATTAGAATCTAGTATTTTACTGAAAGGAATTTATACTATTTCCTGGGTTCTCAAGCCCTTTGTGAAGCTTCAGCTGGTGGGAGGACAGGGCAAGTTTTGAGGGAAGGGTATATGAAGACTGAAGAGTGACAATGTAAAGGCGCTGGGAGAGCAGAACAAATACAAGAAAGGTGGGCTtgtgctgggggcagggcacCCTAGACCTCTGCCAAGCAGATACTTTGGGGATGGGGAGACAGAGAATGctatacgtttttttttttaagattttatttatttattcatgagagacacacagagagacagagacacaggcagagacacaggcagagacacaggcagagggagaagcaggctccacacagggagcccgatgtgggactcgatcccgggtccccaggatcatgccctgagctgaaggtggtgctaaaccgctgagccacctgggctgcccgctatatgttttatttagaaaggGAGTTTTAAGTTAAGGACCATTTATTTTAAGGGACAGAAATGTAAAACTATCATTTAAATTGCCTTCCAGGAATGGAAGCATGCAGCTAATTTATAagcagaaaaaagtaaaacacatagAAGGAAACCATAATGTGCCACCCCAAAAAATGCCACCTTGGTGTAAGGCTTGTTTTAAGATGAAGGCAGTTAagaaactttaaagaagaaagagttcTCTGTCCTCCCAACATCAACCTAGAATCAGGGCATGAATTTCCCTTTGTGAAAGtgtttctcctcccctctcccattcTAGAAGAGAAAAACCACCTTTACCACTAAGACAGAAAGTCAGCCCTAGGATGGATCAGCATAACTAACCTTACTAAATATCCCTTATCTTTCATTTGTTGTCCCCATGTAGTTACTATCCCACAAATTACTGCTTGTAGGAGcccaaacttcttttcttttgttttgtccCTTTTCcacaaatatatctatatctatatctatatctatatctatatctatatctatatctatatctatatctatctatattgtgtgtgtgtgtgtgtgtgtgtgtgtgtgtgtgtgtgtgtgtgtgtttgataaAATGCTATATAAGTCCCTGGGTCTAACTGCCTCCTTGgggttttcacttttttctctgtGAAGCCCCCATGTGCAtatgtaataaacattttatcctgttaatttcttttgtcagtttaattagCAGGCCTCAGACACTGAATCTAAGAGGTTATAGGAAAAGTTTCTCCTATCCTACAATATTGTCTTGGATCCTAGagaaatggattttcttcagacGTGGAAATGAACACCATcaagttggggtttttttctccaCAAGTTCTGGATTTTGTCTTCcattccttttgtgtgtgtgtccatcttAGCGCTTACCTGGATTTTCCCAGTCACTGGCACCTATGTGATTTAGATCATTCCAGGCTTCCCTGTACATATCCCTTggggaaaataatgataaaggaaaTATGAAGACTTTGAGATTTAGGACTAAGTTGACTTTACTGCTGGACAGGAGAGGAGAAATCTGACTGAATACAGCAGGATTAGGTCCTGTGAGATAGAGTCCAcaaactgtgaaagaataattCAAAGACAATTGAGGTCCTGAGGATTTACTCACATTTAAAAActacacaaggaaaaaaattaaaaaagaaactacacaAGGGAAAGCAGACCACAAGGACagtctttcagaaaaaaaataaggatgagacttataaaagcaaagctggaaagaTTCGTGAAGACTGATCGAACAAGACAAAACTTGTCAATTCAAGATTGGTTCATTGGGATGAAGCTGGTCAAGGGCCACTTACTGAAGCCCAAGTCTGGCTGTGGTTTTTAGGAACCGTGTGTAGTCACCAAGTCTGTAGGGTAACCCCAGATAATGTGCTTGAGTGTTAGCCTGCAAAGACTCACAGCTTCATCATCAAGACATTTTCCCAGAAGTTTTCCATTAAGTAGTTGTTCAGTTCATTTTAGTTGGGCCCTGACCACATGCCCTGTGACAATTGTCTGTATTCTCCCAGCTTAGGATCCTACAAATCTCTTATATTAAAGGCCACTTTTGTGACTTTGATCAGGAACATTTCCGTAATTGTGAGTTGATGGGGACagagaatttttaatatatatatacatacttgaGGCCCAGTGAGGGGCTTAACCTCATAAttcaaagatcaagagtcacatgctctattgacagAGACAGGCACCTCATGAAACAGAGATTCTTTACGTGGCCAAACTTCAGTCAGGCTCCCCAACCTTCTCCTAGGCCCATCCGGCACTTCCTTGTAGGAGGCCATTTGGGCAAGAACCCTGCTCCATCCGTTTAACCAGAAGCGCCCCCACCCTCCATACCCAATCCCATTTCGCATCCTCCACCATCCCCCAGCCTCAGCCTGATCACCCTGGCCTGTCTTCAGCAGACAATCCTGTTGGGCCTGTTTAGCCAGAATCCCCCATACCCCCTGACGTTTCCCCTTAGTGCTTTTCCACCCACTGACTCCCACCCTGCTCCTTGGCCATAGACGCCCACGTGCCCATGCTGCACGCGGAGCATggcatgcactgggagcccaatctcccccccccccgcccccccccactgGAAAATCCCACTGCAGCGGGGCCCTCTCCCTAGCAGGATGCTTCTGGGGGTAAGGTCTGCCTTCCCATCTTTGTCATGGGCTGTGGGAGGGGCCTCCAGTCCTGCGCTCTCCCGGAGCTGCAGCATCCATCTGCCAGGGATTCGCTCTAACGTGTCTTGGGGTCTGATCACAGGAGAGACACATCAGTCTCGGGGCAAGTGATGGAGGGTTAACCAGAGATGAGGCCAACAAGCAACGTATCTTCACCTTCGCTTGCTCCCTGTAGTCCACATTCTGTGGCTGGTCCCTCTAATTAGCTGCAGCAGGGGAGAGGTGGCAAAATCTAGACCTAGACCTCAATGGGTATGGCACAAACCAGTTTGCTAATTGTAAATTAGCTCAATTATCTTGCAATTAACTGAACTCTCTTCTCCCACTAGCATATCTTAGCCTGGCCGTGAGTTTTCTCAGCGTGTGCATCTAGGTCAGGCTGCCGTAGGGGAGGGCAGCCATCGGAGTCCTTATAATCAGCCAGCGTGCTCATTAACGTGCTTGGAGGGCTCCAAGGACGGTGTGCACTCAGAGCAATTCTTTTTTAAACCCCTCATCTTGTGGGAAGACCAGGCAATTAGGGAGTGCAAGTGAGGGGGATGGCTGAACCACGCTAAGCGCTGCCAGGCCCACTGACGCACGCAGGGGTAGACGCGAGGCCAGGGTGGGAGCCTCGTCCAGTGCACCTGTggccaggaggcctgggggggtgggTAAGGTGAGGGCCACCACTTCGGTTGGAGGCCATGgtggctttactttttttttttttttaagatttatttatttttttttttatgatacacacacacagagagagagagagagagagagagagagagagaggcagagacacaggaggagggagaagcaagctccatgccgggagcccgacgcgggactcgatcccgggactccaggattgcgtcctgggcggaaggcaggcgccaaacctctcagccagccagggatccccgccCTGGTGGCTTTAAGAGCTGACACACTCACTCACacgcccacccacccccacacgcACTCCTCCCCCCCATGAAATGGCCCATTTCACTCGGATGGAGTAGCATTTCATCTCTCCAAACGGCCAGATGATATCACAGAGCACACGTTTCTCTACAGCACTGAGGAGCAACGGCCCGCTTCTCCCACCCAGCTTCAATCGTGGGTGGAGCCGATGCCGCCGTGTTCTGCCCGAATCCCCACGGTACTCAACGTTGCCTCCGCAGACCGAGGACTAGTGCAAGCGATCGGGACTCTCCGGGTGAGGGTATTATGTGGCCACGTCAGCACCGGTGGCCACCTGGAGTGACGGGGAACAGTGCCAGGGAGAAGAACCTGACAGTTGTTTGGTACTgtcgcgcccccgccccgccccctcccggagCTCCCCAGCCGGGACAGCTGCGCACAGCGGTCTTCTGCCCGCGGACGTGCCCGTCGTGGTCTTCTTTCCCAAGGCATCCCCTTCCCCATACCGCTGCTTCTGGGGATGAGCTCCCAGATGAACCACTTGCACTCAGATCCTCTCCTCAGGGCACACTCCTGGGGAAAGCCAAGCTAAGACACAGCCAGTGTGGCCACGGCAGGTCTGGTCCATCCTGTGACAGGGTGGCAGATACCCCTGTCTGCCTGGTGACAAATACTCCGGGACGTGGGCTAAGGGGCTGCATCCGAATCACGCTCATGGTGTACAGGGCAGGTCTACGGTCGAGTGGTTCTCGAGCAGCAGAGGATGCTGccgacccccccgccccccgcccccggccgggaCTGTTTGGCAATATCCAGCCATTCCTGGTTATGGCAACCGAGGGTGAGGGCTATCGGCAAGCAGTGGATGGATGGTGCCGGGGAGGCTATGCTGCTGGATGGCCTGCAGCGTGCAGGCAGCCCCCACGCGACGCGTGTCCAGGTGCCCAGGTTCAGGCAATCCTGGCACGGTCCAGAGCACCAGAGCCAGGAGACCTGGCTGTGGGTGCCTTTCTCGTCTCTGAAAGGGGGATCATACATCTACCTGCCGAGATTCCGAGGAGCCTGGAGCTGAGGTAACTAGAGCGTGGAGTCGATCATCCCTTCCCTCGGCGGTGCCGACCTCGAGCCGAGTGCAGGCCGCCCGAGTCAGTGACCACACAAGGATGGAAGGGACGTCGCCTCTGCCCTCAGAGAACCCAGGGACAGGGTGAGCAGAAACGGTGCGCACGCTCGGCTCCTTTCCGGCGTGGTGGCTGGCCCTCACAGGGCGTGGGGCACGTGTGCTTGGGTGGAACAGCAGcgagcaggagagcaggagacTGACGTGCTTCTCCGAGGTCAGAGGTCAGGGCGGGACCTCTGAGGTGAAGAGGTGGAGAACGGCAGGGGCCTGAGCAGGGAGGGGCCtctctgcagcagcagcagcagcagcagcagcagcaggctttggctggggtgtgtgtgtgtgtgtgtgtgtgtctggaagGGTCAGGCTGTCCGCGGCACGGTGACTGCGGTGACTGCGGTGACTGCGGCCGGAGCACAGACACgggggaaagaggggagagagatgagctgggagggaaggcaggcgGCAGGCGGCCAGGGGCCTATTCGCAGGCGGGGCGGGCAAGGCACGTAGGGCACCGACCCCGATGGCACCGGCGCCACCCGGAGAGCCAGGACCCCCTCAACCTCGAGCCCCGGGCCCCCTTGGTGGCCTCACCCCTGTCCGGGCCCTCCTCCTTCGCCGTGCTAAGAAGCCGGGAGTCCGCTCCCCGGGCCGGGAGCAGCCGCCCGGCAAAAGCCGCGGACTTCCTTATTTTCCAGGAGGAGAGCTGGATTACCGCATAGAAAAATAGGCTTTTGCCATCCAGTCTCGTACTTAGCCTCAATTCGGGCAAGTGGGGGTGGAAAAAAGAGAGACGGGGAGGATGTGTGAAAGAGTTAAGGAACTCAACTTGATTTCAAGCCCCCTTGAGGCGCTCCCCAAGTATCCATCTGCCCAAAGACAGTTGGTGGGCCGGCACAAAAGTATTCCCGTCTGTCCCCCATACAGGGCCATCTCTCAGGAGCTCTCCGGCGAAAAGTTGTCAATCCCCTTTCACTCGACCGAATCTACTATCCACACAGTTGTCATCATTGCCATTGGTCAAGATCCACACCGGTTGCATAGTTGTGCGGAGTTTGGGACTCCCACCCACTGGTCTTGGCTTCCTCACCTTTGTGAGACTTTTCTCTGAATATCTTGTATATCGCTATGTCTCCGGTCAATAtcaagagactctttttttttttttttaagatcttttatttgtttatttattcatgagagacagacagagagagagagagagagaggcagagacacaggcagagggagaagcaggctccatgccgggagcccgacctgggactcgatcccgggactccaggatcgcgctctgggccaaaggcaggcgccaaaccgctgagccacccagggatccccctcaagaGACTGTTTTACATGAAACCTGTCCCCAAAGGCCCGCACATCTCAAGGCAGCGGAGGCAGTGGAAAAGGAGGGCCCATCAGTTACCTACGACCTAATCACCTTCCTCCAAATCCAGCCTTGGGATCCTGGCTGTGGTCTACAAGTCAGAGTGATCACTGAACTGCGCTGCCATCACCGGGACAATAGCTCTCAGCTCCATCCACGCGCAGGTCAGCTTCTGAAAccgatatttatttatttattatttatttatttatttatttatttattatttatttatttatttatttattatttatttatttatttatttatttatttatttatttatttatttatttattatttatttatttatttatttatttatttatttcaaaccGATAGTTTAATCCCGAACTGTAATTCCCAGCCGGCGCGACTTGCCTCCGGCATCCTTTGCAAAACGCCCTTACTGTGCTACACAGGGAAGTAGGAGGTAAATACTGAAGTATCAGGAAGGCACGTTGATGCGCACATCCACATGACAACCACCAGGCAGGAGATCACTGGAAGATTCAAGGAGGGATTCTGACGCCTGCACCAAGTACAGCGAGCCTCCACGTAGGCAGGAGCCACACACGTGGACTCTGTGGGGTGTGTTCAAGTGGTGATGGGCACCAGGCGCAGCCCTGCCGTTCACGACAGGAGACTCAAACCGTGAACGATTGTGGGTGAAGCGCTggccaagaaaagaaaggaacagctTCCAAGGCTTCCCCGAAGCCGCCTTCCTGCGCAAATTGGCGTGGACCGGGACCTTacggggtgtgtgtgggggggggggcgggggggggagtgCGTATTCCTCGGATCGGTTGCGTGCCTTGGGCGTTAAGTGTAAAGCAAGGGTCTGGCCCTGCCGCGGAGGTGGAGGTGCGGGCGGTGGGCCTCGTGGCCTGCAGGCGGAGGCCACAATAGGAGGAGGCCTAGGCCTGGAGGGCTAGGCCtgcagcccgcccgcccgcccgtgGCCTGCAGAGAGCGCACGTGCGCACAAGCAGATGCtccggtgggggcggggaggggggcggaggcaGGGGCACTGAGcccgggaggggggcgggggggctcccaTCCACTTCCGGCCCAGCCCCCAGCGACTCCAGAGGCGGCGCCCTGGTGGCTCCAACACGTGTAGCTGTTTCCCCGAATCCCAGGTACGTTGCGTTGCGTGGTGCTTTCGTGGGGCGGGCTTCTGGCCGACCATTTGCAAGTCAGGCTGGTGGCTCCCGCTGTGCAGCTGCGGCGCTTGCGAGACGTGAGAGATGGAAGTAGAGTCCTCAAGGCGCTTGCGTTTTCTCTACTTTGTAGGGCCCCTTTTGCAGCACGATGCAGCAGGCCGTAGAACGAGCTCTGGACCGTGCGGACTATGTCATCGCGAGTGCCCAGCAGAGGCCTCCTAAAAGGAAATGCTCGTCGAGTGGGGCAGCCTCTCTGTTTGAAAAGCTCTATGACATCTACGTGGAAGAGTGTGGGAAAGAGCCCGAGGCTACGGAGGAACTGAGAAGCAACGCGAACTTGTTAGAGAAGCTGGTTAGGAGAGAGTCGTTGGCGTGTTTAGTGGTCAACCTACACCCAGGAGGGGAGGGATATTCGCTGATGCTGGAGGGGAAGCAGGGCTCCTGCTCGGAGACCATTCGGCTGCCTTACGAGGAAGGCGAGCTGCTCGAATACCTGGATGCTGAAGAGTTGCCTCCTGCCCTGGTGGATCTCCTGGAACAATCTCAGGTTAACATTTTCCACTGTGGGTGTGTCATAGCACAGGTACGGGACTACAGGCAGTGCAGCCACGGGGAGCCTGCCGGCTACCAGACCAGGCACGTTCTCCTGCGCCCCACGATGCAGACCTTAGCCTGCGACATGCAGTCCATAACCAGCGACGGCCAGCAGTGGACCGAGGAAGAGAAACTGTTGCTTGAGAGCCAGCTGATCTTGGCCACCGCCGAACCCCTGTGTCTTGACCCTTCTCTGTCAGTAGCCTGCGCTGCAAACAGGCTGCTCTATAACAAGCAGAAGATGAACACTCGCCCGATGAAAAGGAGCTTCAGGAGGTATTCCGCACCCTCTCTGACTCGCCAGCAGGAGCTGTCTCAATGCCCACCTCCTCCCGAGCTGGGACTATGGGCCTCTTGCAAAAAAAGCAGACAAAGCCAAGCCGGGCAGCGGTACGACCTCAAGATTTCTAAAGCAGGGAGCTGTGTGGATCTGTGGAAACGGAGGCCCTGTGACTTGGCCGTCCCTTCTGAAGTGGATGTGCAGAAATACGCCAGAGGGAAGAGGCCGGCCAGATGCCACGTCTCCCCTGCAGGGGTCTGGCCAGCCCCCGAGGTAAGAGACGATGGTGTGTTTGGCTATGAAGGCGGCCGTGAGCCTCAGACAACGGAGCCGGCCTCCACGCAGCCGCCGAGCAACCCACCTTTCTGTGGACAGAGAAGGCCCTGGCACAGAGCCGGCCGTGAGCGACCGACGTCTCCTCCGCGCTCGGCCACAGATGGCCGTCCGAACCGCGTCCCGCCCGAGTCCAAGGCTGACGCCGGGAGGCTAGTCGTTCGGCCGGAGGCGGTGGGCCAGCAGAAGGCCCGGGGCCCGGCCACCGCGTGGTCACCCGGCCCCAGCGGCTCAGCCGGCCCCGGCGGGCCTCCTCCCGGGAAACCAGCGCAACAgccgacgacgacgacgacgacgacgacgacgacggcGGCGGTGTCGGTTTGGTCTCCAGTCCTGGGGAAGGGCGTCAGACACCCACCTCTGCGCATCAGACTTCcctggagctcaggagagagCTGGCCAGGTGACAGTTTTCCTCCAGGGGAGGAGGCCAGCAGCTTCCTTCAGTCGCCACCTCCCGCTCCTGCTCCGGCGCCACCCAGTCTTTCCCAGAAACCCTCCGTGGGCCTGCCTGGAGTTAGCCCGCTTCCCGCAGCCGCCCTGTCCACCGGCAGCTCCTCGCAGGGGACCCTGGCGCCCAGGGTCCCTGCCGACTCCCAGCCGCCGCCCGGGGAAGCGATCCGAGTTCGCGCGCTTCCCGCGGCCGCCCTGGCCGCCCCGGTCTCGGCCTGGGCCGGGGCCTCGGCCTCGGCCAACTCCCAGCGGCCCTCTGGGGAGGCCgactccccgccgccgccgcctggggACGCGATCCGAGTTCGCGCGCTTCCCGcggccgccccggccgccgccagCTCCTCACAGAGGCCCCCGGCCGCCCGGGTCTCGGCCAAGTCCCAGCCGCCGCCTGGGGAAGCGATCCGAGTTCGCGCGCTCTCTGCAGCCGCCCTGGCCGCCGCCAGCTCCTCACAGAGGCCCCCGGCCACCCCGGCCACCCCGGCCACCCCGGCCTCGGCCAAGTCCCAGAAGTCCGCTGTGGAACTGATTCGAGTCAGCATGTTTCCTGCAGGCGCTTTGCCCACCGCCGGCTCCTCATCAAGAACCACGGCCACCCCGGTCACGGTCAAGTCCCAGAAATCCTCTGTGACTCAGGACGCTGGAGTTAGCAGGCTGCCCACGACCACCCTGTCCCCCGCCAGCTCCTCCCAGAGCAGCCCGGCCACCCCGGTCACGGCCACGTCCGCCGGCCGCAGCGTCGTCGTCCAAGCGGCGGGCCCTGGCGGCCGAGCCCAGGCTGTGGCGggggcctgcagccccaggcagggctctaCCGCCGGCTCCGCGGCTCCTGCGGCAAGTAAGCCCAGCAGCGCGCCCTCGGGAGCTCGGCCACCAGAGGCAGTGTCCTCTGCGCCGCCGGTCCGCGttcagtttttcttaaaaagcGCTTCAGGCCTCAGGCCAGTGACTCTCCTGGAGCTTCGGCAAGATTCGCTCCTTCTGAACGCCGGGCAGCAGCCAGAGCAGAAGGTCTATCAGCTGATTCCCCAGGACCGACTCCAGCAAGCCCTCACTCCCGGCCCTCCGCAGCCAGTGCCACAGGGGTCAAGTGCGCAAGGTGCGGCGAGTCCAAGAGCGGCCTCTTCTGCTCAGCCAGCCGTGCTCGTGAAGTTCGGTGCAGAAGGCAGTTTGCCGCAGCCCCAGGCAGCGGTGTCGGCGCTGGCACAGCTCGGCTCTGCAGAGAGCCAGAGAACACCCGGGCAGAGCCAGCCTCGTCCTCTGCAGGCACTGCAGCTGTCCCCTGCGTCGTCgtcgcagccccagccccagcgccagcgccagcgccagcccccgccccggggtcaGCCCCAGCTGAAGCCCCGGCCCCAGtctcaccccccagccccagccccagccccagccccagccccagcctcagtcccagccccagccccagcctcagcatcacccccagccccagccccagaagCAGGTACAACAACTGAGAATCTTGCAGGGCCCCAGCTGCAGCCTCAGCCCtagtcccagccccagccccagcctcagccccagcctcAGTGTCAGCCctcgccccagccccagccccagccccagccccagcctcagtgTCAGCccttgccccagccccagcctcagtcccagccccagccccagccccagccccagggtcagccctagccccagccccagcctcagccccagccccagtaTCACCCCCAGCCCCGGTCTGACTCCCAGTCTcacccccagcctcagccccagccctAGCCTCAGCTCCGGAAGCAGGTACAACAGCTGAGAATCTTGCAGGGCCCTGCAGCTGTGACCATGGTAGCAGCCCAGATGCCTGGGCCACCTCAGGGCCAGCAGGCCGCAAGCCAGTCCAAAGGTAAAATGACCAGAGACCCGCCTTCCCCTCCCCAGTTCTGAGTCTTGCATTATTTTCTGTCTATTTTAAAAGCACcagagcgggatccctgggtggctcagcggtttggcgcctgcctttggcccagggtgcgatcctggagacccgggatcaaatcccacgtcgggctcccggtgcatggagcctgcttctccctctgcctgtgtctctgcctctctctctctgtgtgactatcataaataaataaaaatttataaaaaaaataaataaataaaagcaccagAGCATCCACCCAGGTGACCTCCCGATTTTTGACTTCACGTTGGGtggttttggtgtttttgttttccataagGTATCGGTATTTTACGGTGAGATGTCTAAACTCTACGGAAGCACAACCTCATGAGCGTTATGTAGAAACAAGGCAGCGATTTAAGAACCTGGGATTGTGTTGCTTTGTTGTTGTAGCTGTAGACTGAGTTCTCTTTAGGAGAATGTTCTGCGGTGTCCTCAGCTCCACACTAGGTTCAGTCTAAAGTCCTAAAGCTgaggatccccgggtggctcagcggtttagcgcctgcctttggcccagggcgcgatcctggagtcccgggatcgagtcccacgccgggctcctggcgtggagcctgcttctccctcctcctgtgtctctgcccctctctctctctctctctgtctatcctaaataaataaataaatcttaaaaaaaaataaagtcctaaagCCTATAAT belongs to Canis lupus familiaris isolate Mischka breed German Shepherd chromosome X, alternate assembly UU_Cfam_GSD_1.0, whole genome shotgun sequence and includes:
- the SUPT20HL2 gene encoding putative transcription factor SPT20 homolog-like 2 isoform X1, whose product is MQQAVERALDRADYVIASAQQRPPKRKCSSSGAASLFEKLYDIYVEECGKEPEATEELRSNANLLEKLVRRESLACLVVNLHPGGEGYSLMLEGKQGSCSETIRLPYEEGELLEYLDAEELPPALVDLLEQSQVNIFHCGCVIAQVRDYRQCSHGEPAGYQTRHVLLRPTMQTLACDMQSITSDGQQWTEEEKLLLESQLILATAEPLCLDPSLSVACAANRLLYNKQKMNTRPMKRSFRRYSAPSLTRQQELSQCPPPPELGLWASCKKSRQSQAGQRYDLKISKAGSCVDLWKRRPCDLAVPSEVDVQKYARGKRPARCHVSPAGVWPAPEVRDDGVFGYEGGREPQTTEPASTQPPSNPPFCGQRRPWHRAGRERPTSPPRSATDGRPNRVPPESKADAGRLVVRPEAVGQQKARGPATAWSPGPSGSAGPGGPPPGKPAQQPTTTTTTTTTTAAVSVWSPVLGKGVRHPPLRIRLPWSSGESWPGDSFPPGEEASSFLQSPPPAPAPAPPSLSQKPSVGLPGVSPLPAAALSTGSSSQGTLAPRVPADSQPPPGEAIRVRALPAAALAAPVSAWAGASASANSQRPSGEADSPPPPPGDAIRVRALPAAAPAAASSSQRPPAARVSAKSQPPPGEAIRVRALSAAALAAASSSQRPPATPATPATPASAKSQKSAVELIRVSMFPAGALPTAGSSSRTTATPVTVKSQKSSVTQDAGVSRLPTTTLSPASSSQSSPATPVTATSAGRSVVVQAAGPGGRAQAVAGACSPRQGSTAGSAAPAASKPSSAPSGARPPEAVSSAPPVRVQFFLKSASGLRPVTLLELRQDSLLLNAGQQPEQKVYQLIPQDRLQQALTPGPPQPVPQGSSAQGAASPRAASSAQPAVLVKFGAEGSLPQPQAAVSALAQLGSAESQRTPGQSQPRPLQALQLSPASSSQPQPQRQRQRQPPPRARAPTVLRSGSRSWTASGTWVKRHRGAAVSFGDWLTPRSQCSSPKRRVTGFRRTAEWH